The sequence below is a genomic window from Fibrobacter succinogenes.
TTGCCGCGGTTTGGCGCATCCAGGCACAGCTCGTTTCTGATATCGCCTGCACCTATGGCAAGTTCGCCATGCTCAGCCGCGAAGCCATGGTCTGGTGTCTTTTCCGCCACAGTGCAGCCTCGCTCCTTCGTGATGTTGCAGTCCGCACCGGAAGCCGCATCGTTGTTCAGAAACTCTCGCTCACAGCACTCCAGAAGTTGCTCCAAAAAATCGGCGTGAAGATTTCTGCAAACTTCCTCGGTCGCATCGCACTCCGCGCCATCCCCGCTATTGGCGCTATCGGAAATGGTGCTTACACTTACTTTGACACCACCGAAGTCGGAAAGACCGCCACAGCATATTTCAAAGCACTCGAAGGCGTTGAAAAGCCGGAACTCGTCGAAAATAGCATCGACAAAGATCCTGATTCCAGCGAATCCGATGCAGAATCAACAGAAAACACCGAAAGCACTGACGAAAACAAGACGGACAAATCCATTTAGCTTTCCGTGTCCATTTCACAAACCATCAAGAATATTCTCAATCAGCAAGGAGTCTTTGTACTCCTTGTTTTAGTTCTTGTATTTCTTTTTTCATTTTCCTTCTTTGGCGAAAAGATTCCACTCAACGATGGCGCGGGCTATGACGGAACCTTTTATTATAGCGTCGCCCAGAATTTTTCGACGGACTTTTTTGAAAATGCCTACGACCGCTTCCGCATCTTCCGCATTTTCCCATTTTTCCTAATTAATTTGTTTTTTTCCATTTTCAGCATCGAGCCAAGTCATGCAAACCTAATGTACTCGATGTATGTTCTCCATTACTTGAATCTCGCGATCCAGCTAACATTCTTTTTCAAGCTAGCACGCCTAAACAACTGGAAAAAGACAACCACGTCTATCATCTTTGCATGTTTCTTTTTCAACTATTTCACCCTTAAAAATTTCGGTTACGAGATATTCCAGACCGATGCTTTCGCCACCACAATCTTTCTCGTTTCATTCTATTATCTCCAGCAAAAAAACATCTTTCTCGCATTATCCATTTCGTTCTTGGGACTTATCACCTGGCCCACAGTCTCATACACAATATGGCTATTGTACATCTTTAATAAACCCTTTCCGCAAGACGGGCTT
It includes:
- a CDS encoding EcsC family protein, which translates into the protein MLNFKEYKDKKSESIQELFNSIVFNLITDIPDSLLCPNSDPDKRAEVLIKQAALKAATVSTSLSIPAGFTGVLTSIPDIAAVWRIQAQLVSDIACTYGKFAMLSREAMVWCLFRHSAASLLRDVAVRTGSRIVVQKLSLTALQKLLQKIGVKISANFLGRIALRAIPAIGAIGNGAYTYFDTTEVGKTATAYFKALEGVEKPELVENSIDKDPDSSESDAESTENTESTDENKTDKSI